A single genomic interval of Tursiops truncatus isolate mTurTru1 chromosome 1, mTurTru1.mat.Y, whole genome shotgun sequence harbors:
- the ASB17 gene encoding LOW QUALITY PROTEIN: ankyrin repeat and SOCS box protein 17 (The sequence of the model RefSeq protein was modified relative to this genomic sequence to represent the inferred CDS: deleted 1 base in 1 codon): MSKSSKLCRKTSCPQSNIFCDLIDKIVKRPSLQFLGQGGYHCYEPRIYRTLAKILRYGDLHQFDILLTDYIAFVEKSRYCFELNFNLEFTAICVNTILYWVFARKGNPDFVELLLKRAKDYVQDRSCNLALIWRTFTPVYCPSPLSGITPLLYVAQMRQSNILKILLQYGIIEREKDPINIVLTILLYPSRVRIMVDHELVDIQEDAKTCLVLCSRVLSVISTREIETQLSLGRRPIISNWLDYIPSTRYKDPCELLHLCRITIRAQLLTNNMLPNGIFSLLIPVRLQNYLNLEC, translated from the exons ATGAGTAAATCTTCTAAATTATGTCGAAAGACTTCTTGTCCACAAAGCAATATATTCTGCGATCTCATTGACAAAATTGTTAAAAGACCATCCTTGCAGTTTTTGGGTCAG GGGGGATATCACTGTTATGAACCCAGGATTTACAGAACACTGGCAAAAATTCTGAGGTACGGAGACTTGCATCAGTTTGACATACTACTCACAGATTATATTGCATTTGTGGAAAAATCAAGATACTGTTTTGAACTAAATTTTAATCTTGAATTTACTGCAATATGTGTGAATACAATTCTGTACTGGGTTTTCGCCAGAAAAGGTAATCCTGACTTTGTGGAATTGCTCCTCAAGAGGGCAAAAGACTATGTTCAAGACAGAAGTTGTAACCTGGCACTGATATGGAG AACTTTCACACCAGTATACTGTCCAAGCCCATTAAGTGGAATCACACCTCTACTTTACGTAGCTCAGATGAGACAATCCAATATCTTAAAAATACTCCTGCAATATGGAatcatagaaagagaaaaagacccTATCAACATTGTGTTAACAATATTGCTCTACCCCTCAAGAGTGAGAATAATGGTTGATCATGAACTGGTAGACATCCAGGAAGATGCCAAAACATGTTTAGTGCTTTGTTCCAGAGTGCTTTCTGTCATTTCAACCAGGGAAATAGAG aCGCAGCTAAGTTTAGGAAGACGTCCAATTATTTCAAATTGGCTGGACTACATTCCTTCAACAAGATACAAAGATCCATGTGAACTATTACATCTTTGCAGAATAACCATCAGGGCTCAACTACTGACCAACAATATGCTCCCAAATGGAatattttcacttctaattccTGTTCGTCTACAGAACTACCTGAATTTAGAATGCTAA